In the genome of Sphingopyxis sp. YF1, the window CCCGTCGAGACAAGGTCGACGATGTGTGAGGCGAGCCCCAGCTTTGGCGCGATCTCCATCGCGCCGTTCAATTTGATGCACTCGGCCTGGATGCCCTGCGCCTCGAACCAGCGGCGCGTCGTCCCCGGATATTTGGTCGCGACGCGGATGTGGCTCGACCCGATTCCCGGCGGCGCGCTGCCCTCCGGTCCGGCGAGCGACAGGCGGCAATGGCCGATGCCCAGGTCGACGGGGGCATAGAGTTCCGAATAATCGAATTCGTCGATCACGTCCGAGCCGACGATGCCGAGCTGCGCCGCGCCGTGCGCGACGAAGGTCGCGACGTCGAAGGCGCGCACGCGGATCAGCGAGACATGCGGCTGGTTGGTGCCGAAGATGAGCGCGCGGCTCTTCTTGTCAAAGAAATCGGCGGCGGGCTCGATGCCGACCTTCGCCAGCAGCGGCAGCGCCTCGTCGAGGATCCGTCCCTTGGGGATGGCAAAGATGATCGGTTCGGGCATAAGCGCGCCAGCCCATAAGCGGCGACGGGAGAAAGGGCAATGAGCGAGCGTTACCAGCCGATGGAACTCGGCGACACCGGCGGCGACGCGGTGCGCGCCGCCTTTCACAACCAGGTGCTTTATTGCCGCGCCAACGACGCCCCGGTGACCGCGCGGATCGTCGCGGCGCTCGCGGCGCTGCTCGACCGCCCCGCGACCGGTTTCGCGCGCCGCCTTGCGGGGTGGCAGGGCGCGCCGCTCGCCGACGCACTGCCGCTGCGCGCCGCGGGCGGGCTCCACGCGCTCCACCTCGCGGGCGCTGCCCCCGAACTGGCGCCGGTCTATGCCGATGCCGACGACATCAACGACGCCGCGATCGTCGCCGGGGTGGTGACGCGGCACGAGGCGGTGCTGCTCCCGTGGCTCGACGGCCCGCCGCAGACCAACGAGGCGGGGCGCTCGTCGAACTTCATCGCCGCGATGCTGTGGCTCGCCGACCGGGGCCTGCCGCCGCGCTTCGAGTGCCTCGAGATCGGGTCGAGCGCGGGGATCAACCTGATGCTCGCGCGCTATCATTACGACCTCGCCGGGGTGCAGGTCGGGCCGCAGCCCGGGGCGATGGCCTTTGCCCCCGAATGGCGCGGGAACCATCCGCCACAGCACAGGATCGGGATCGCCAGCACCCACGGCTGCGACGTCGCCCCCGTCGATCTGACCGACCCGGTACAGGCGCTGCGGCTCAAGGCCTATATCTGGCCCGAACATCATGTCCGCTTCGCGCGGATGGAGGCTGCGATCGCCGCCGCGACCGAGGAAAAGCCCGATATCGTCCGGATGAACGCCGCCGATTTCGTCGAGGCCGAACTGGCAAAACCGCAAGCCGCGGGCACCACGCGCGTGCTGATGCACTCGATCGTCTGGCAATATGTCCCCGCCGACCAGCAGGCGCGCGTCACCGCCGCGATGGAGGCGGCCGGCGCCCGCGCGACGCCGGAGCGCCCGCTCGCGTGGATCGCGCTGGAAGCGAACCGGACCGTGCACCACCACGAACTGGTGGTGCGCCACTGGCCGGGCGGCGGCGCCCCGACGATGCTCGGCCGCGCGCACGCGCACGGGGCGTGGGTCGAGTGGCTGGGCTAGGCTGTATCGACATTCAGGGATTCCCAAGAGCGTTGGTGTCTGATTCATGAGTTTCCGCAGATTGCGGAGGTATCATGGGTATCAAGCGGTACGAGTTGAGCGAGGCGCAGTGGGTTCGGATCGCGCCGATGCTGCCCGGCAAGGCATCTGATCCTGGCCGCACAGCATTGGATAACCGCCTGTTTGTGAACGGTGTTTTGTGGGTTTTGCGGTCGGGTGCGCGCTGGTCGGACCTGCCGGAGCGCTATGGCAAGTACAAGACTGTTCACAAGCGCTTCACCCGCTGGGCCGCTGCCGGGGTGTGGGAAGGCATCTTCACCTCGCTCGCCCGCGATCGGGACAATGAGTATCTGATGATCGACAGCTCGATCGTGCGCGCCCATGCCCAAGCGGCGACGGGTCAAAAAGGGGGCTCGGCGACCAGGCTCTGGGGCGCTCCCGAGGAGGACTGACCTCCAAATGGCATATCGCGGTCGATACCTTCGGACGACCGGTGCGCTTCATCCTGACCGGCGGCCATGTCAGCGATGCCAAGCTCGCGATCCCGTTGCTGACCGGTCTCGACGCTCGCCATGTCCTCGCCGACAAGGCTTATGACAGCCACGCCATCCTCGACCATGTCGAAACCAGCCGCGCTCGGCCCGTCATCCCCCAGCGCGTCTGCATGCCACGCCGACGCGATTTCGACCCTGCCATCTACAGGCTTCGCAACCGGATCGAGCGCACCATCGGCAAGCTCAAACAGCTACGCCGCGTCGCCACGCGATACGACCGCCTCCCACACAACTACCTCGCAACTCTATACCTCGCCGCCATCGCCTTCTGGTGCTGAATGTCGATTCAACCTAGGGCCGTTACTATGACGTCGGCTTGGGGGGAGCGGACGTCGCCCATTTCCGGGATGACGGAAAATGACCGAATCCAGCCCTTCGTGCTCCCCGGCGAAAGCCGGGGTCCATTGCAGCAACACGCGAGATCCGTGTCGGCATTCTGGGTCCCGGCTTTCGCCGGGGTGCGCATCTCCAGCGGCGACTAACGGTCGCTTTCCGTTGCTCCTCCCTGTCGCGCAGCGATGGGGAGGTGGCAGCGCGCAGCGCTGACGGAGGGGCCGACGCCGTCAGGCGTCGCGCGACCTTTCGGCCGCCCCTCCACCACCGCCTGCGGCGGCGGTCCCCCTCCCCATGGCCTGCGGCCACGGGGAGGATTTCCGACGTCCGCAACCGGTCGATTTAAACCATTTTCCCGCGCCCGCCTCCGCCCGGTGAGCCTTCCCCGGTTCAGAGCCGCGCCTCGAGCTGGGCGAGCATCGCCTGCACCGGCGTCACGGCGAGCGGGCTTTCCCAGCCCGTCTCGAGCGCGGCAATCCGCTCGAACAACCGCTCGCTCGCAGCGACGATCCGCTGCAGCGATCCATCGAGGCGGTCGCAAATCGCCCAGTCGGCGGCGACCGGCTCGCCGATCCGCGCCGCGCTGTCGTCGGGACCCGCGCCGGGATCGCCCGCGATCATCGCGCGGCGGTGGAGCAGCCAGGCGATGATGTGCATCAGCCGCGTCGTCGTCTTGAGCGATTCGCAGGCAAGGCTGACCTGGAGCAGGCTGTCGTCGGCGCCGCGCCGCGCATCGTGCGCAAACGCGCCGCGCTGCGTTGCAAAGGCGGTGTACGCCTCGTCGGCGAGCAGCATCGCCTCGACATAGAGATTTTCGACCTGCGCGCGCTGGACCGGCAGGCCGATCGCCGCTCGATTTATGTGCCCCCGGATCATGGTGCGGGAATGCCATGCCACCGCGCCCGCTTACAAGCGCGCTAACCATTTTTCGGAACCCGGCGGCGGGGCGCCGCGGGTCATGCGATGATGTCGGGAAGCAGCTGGTCCTCGCACCAGGCGATTTCGTCGCGCAATTTCAGCTTCTTCTTCTTGAGCCGCGCGAGCTGGAGCTGGTCGGGGATCGCCGCGGCGCCGAGCGCGGTGATCGCGGCGTCGAGGTCGCGATGTTCGACGCGGAGCAGTTCGAGGCGCTGGGTGATTTCTTCGGACGTCACAAATCCCCTCCTGCCAGAATCGCATTTTGTCCGCAACGGGAACCGGCTCGGCGAATCGGCCCGCTCCCCCCGCGACAAAGGCGCCGATCCATGATTAACTCCGTCCTGCCAACCGAGTCGCAATGAAGGAGACTGGCCGATGAACATCTCGCACCTTTCCGCCCTGAAGTCCCGCCACGCGGACCTCGACGCGAAGATTGCGAATGAAGAACGGCGCCCCGCTCCCGACGTGGGCGTGCTGGCACAACTGAAAAAACAGAAGCTCAGGATCAAGGAAGAGCTGCACGCGATCGCCTGACGATCGCCGGGGCCGTACACGATACGGCCCCGTTTCCGGCCGCGATCCCCGGCTGCTCCTTCCGCAAGCGGAACGGGTCAGCGCGGACGGATCGCCGGCCGCCCCTTGCTCAGGCCCAGCCCCGAAAGGCTGACCGGAAGCTCGGTCTTGTTGACAACCTGACGGCGGACCGCCTGCGGATTGACCGCCCGGTCGAACGCGATCCCGAACTTCCCCTCGCCCGCCCACACGATGCGTCCCGGCACCGGGCCGACGTTGCGCAGTTCGACCTCGACCGCGGCGCCCTGTTCGACCCGGACCGGATTTTCGGCGAGCATCCCGCCCGCCGACAGGTTGCGCACGCGCACCAGCACGGGTTCGGTGCTGCCGGCGATGATGACATTGGCCTGCATGAACAGGCTGTCGCGGTCGGCGCCGCGCGACAGCGCCGCGACTTCCTCGTCCAAAGATGCTGGCCCTTGCGAATCCATCGCCGATCTTCCCCGTAACAGTCGAGGGGGCGAATCTAGGGCGCAGCCCTTGCGGAAACGTAAATACCGTAAACGGAGCGGTTTGCGTCCCGCCGCGGGGCAGAATGCGGCGATGGGCGCGGGGAGCGCGTCAGTCTTCGCGCGAAATCCGCTCGTTGCGCTCGTGGCGCTCCTGCGCCTCCAGCGTCATCGTCGCGATCGGGCGCGCCTGAAGCCGCGCGAGCGAGATCGGCTCGCCGGTCACCGCGCAATAGCCATATTCGCCTTCGTCGATGCGGCGGATCGCCGAATCGATCTTGGCGATCAGCTTGCGCTGGCGGTCGCGGGTCCTGAGTTCGATCGCCCAGTCGGTCTCGCTCGACGCGCGATCGGCCAGGTCGGGCTCGCGCAGCGGGCCGTCCTGCAGGTGCGCCAGCGTCGATTCGGATTCGGACAGGATCGATTTTTTCCACGCGAGCAGCAGGCCGCGGAAATATTCCTGCTGCCGCTCGTTCATGAATTCTTCGCTGTCGCTGGGAAGATAGTCCGAATCGAGGTTGGATTTGGCTTC includes:
- a CDS encoding YdcH family protein; translated protein: MNISHLSALKSRHADLDAKIANEERRPAPDVGVLAQLKKQKLRIKEELHAIA
- a CDS encoding DUF1465 family protein is translated as MIRGHINRAAIGLPVQRAQVENLYVEAMLLADEAYTAFATQRGAFAHDARRGADDSLLQVSLACESLKTTTRLMHIIAWLLHRRAMIAGDPGAGPDDSAARIGEPVAADWAICDRLDGSLQRIVAASERLFERIAALETGWESPLAVTPVQAMLAQLEARL
- a CDS encoding DUF465 domain-containing protein, encoding MTSEEITQRLELLRVEHRDLDAAITALGAAAIPDQLQLARLKKKKLKLRDEIAWCEDQLLPDIIA
- the hisG gene encoding ATP phosphoribosyltransferase, with amino-acid sequence MPEPIIFAIPKGRILDEALPLLAKVGIEPAADFFDKKSRALIFGTNQPHVSLIRVRAFDVATFVAHGAAQLGIVGSDVIDEFDYSELYAPVDLGIGHCRLSLAGPEGSAPPGIGSSHIRVATKYPGTTRRWFEAQGIQAECIKLNGAMEIAPKLGLASHIVDLVSTGRTLVENALAEQTVISEVSARLIVNRAAFKLRSAEVPALVEKFREAAGNAAA
- the dksA gene encoding RNA polymerase-binding protein DksA; protein product: MPTQTADIGADALREAKSNLDSDYLPSDSEEFMNERQQEYFRGLLLAWKKSILSESESTLAHLQDGPLREPDLADRASSETDWAIELRTRDRQRKLIAKIDSAIRRIDEGEYGYCAVTGEPISLARLQARPIATMTLEAQERHERNERISRED
- a CDS encoding DUF2332 domain-containing protein — protein: MSERYQPMELGDTGGDAVRAAFHNQVLYCRANDAPVTARIVAALAALLDRPATGFARRLAGWQGAPLADALPLRAAGGLHALHLAGAAPELAPVYADADDINDAAIVAGVVTRHEAVLLPWLDGPPQTNEAGRSSNFIAAMLWLADRGLPPRFECLEIGSSAGINLMLARYHYDLAGVQVGPQPGAMAFAPEWRGNHPPQHRIGIASTHGCDVAPVDLTDPVQALRLKAYIWPEHHVRFARMEAAIAAATEEKPDIVRMNAADFVEAELAKPQAAGTTRVLMHSIVWQYVPADQQARVTAAMEAAGARATPERPLAWIALEANRTVHHHELVVRHWPGGGAPTMLGRAHAHGAWVEWLG
- a CDS encoding PilZ domain-containing protein, with the translated sequence MDEEVAALSRGADRDSLFMQANVIIAGSTEPVLVRVRNLSAGGMLAENPVRVEQGAAVEVELRNVGPVPGRIVWAGEGKFGIAFDRAVNPQAVRRQVVNKTELPVSLSGLGLSKGRPAIRPR